DNA from Actinoplanes sp. SE50/110:
GGCCACCGCGGCGACCGCGGTGGCCCAGGCCCAGCGGCTCACCGGCCTGGCCGACGACCTGCTCCTGCTGGCCCGCCTGGACGCGGGCACCGCGCCACCGCAACCGGAGGTCGACGCCGACGTCGTCGCCGTGCTGTCCCGGATGGCGGTCGAGACCATCACCCGCGACGGCGTCACGGTGACCGGCCCCGCCGGCCCGCCCGTGCCGGTACGGCTCGCCCGGGTCCCGTTCGAACGCATCGTCCGCAACCTGCTCGACAACGCCGTCCGGCATGCCGGACGGCGCGTCGAGATCCGGATCACCGCCGACCCGGCCGCCGCCGGGCGGACCCGGCTGCGGGTCGAGGTCGCCGACGACGGCCCGGGCATCCACCCGGGCGACCGTGACCGGATCTTCGACCGCTTCACCCGGGTGGACGCCGCGCGGGACCGGCACGCCGGCGGCGCCGGCCTCGGACTGTCGCTCGCGCGGGAGCTGGCCACCCAGCTCGGGGGAATCCTGCGGGTGGCGGACCGGCCCGTCCCCGGGGCGACGTTCGAGCTGACCCTGACCGTCACCGCCGCCTGAATGGTCCGGTCCCGGTCCTCAGGGGGCGGAGTGCCGGACGGCCGCCACCCCGGGCAGGCCGCCCACCTCGGCCACCAGGCCGTCGAACCCGCCGGGGCTGCTCAGCTCCACCAGCCAGAACCCGGGCAGCGTCGCCCGCGAGGCACCGGTGATCCGGCCGCCGCCGCAGTACGCGTCGCGGTAGTCCTGGTCGGTCACGTCGCCGGACCAGGCCGTGGACCGCACGGACGGCACATGCCAGATCGCGGCCTGGGCGATGTTGCGCTGTTCGGCGGAGGCGTCGCCGGTCACGTAGACGCGGGCCGTCAGGCCGGTGGCCACCTCGGCGGCCGGCAGCGCGGCGGGCGGCCCGGACGGGGTGCATCCCGGTCGTGTCCAGCTCGGCCGGCCGTTCATGGCGACCACCATGAACAGCACCAGCGCCGCCGCCGCGAGGATCCTGTGCCGGGCCGGCAGGGCGGCCGTCACCAGCGCCAGCATGCCCAGGCCGAACACCAGCGTGGTGGGTGCCCCGGACAGCTGATCCAGGGTCGTCCACAGCGGGCGGCCCTCCAGCGGCCCGGGCTGGGTGTACCACAGGCAGATGAAGTACAGACTCGCCGCGACCACGAGCATCGCCGACCAGACGAGCAGGACGGCGCCTCTGGTCCGGGCCGGACGGCCCTCGCTGCGTCGGCTCGCCCAGCCGAACAGCAGCCAGCCGGCGCATGCCGCGAGCAGCCCGGCCGGCACCGCGAACCGGGCCGGCCACGGTGGCGTCGTGCGGGACAACTGGAAGCCGGCCGAGCCGTCCGAGTCGTACCAGGGGTGGTCCTTCACGTAGTAGGCGCTGTAGTTCAGGATCAGGTCGTCCCGGGTGGCGGTGAACCCGGCGCTCCACGACGCTTGCTCGTCGTCCTGCTCGGCGGTGACGTCGTCGCGGATCTGCCAGCCCGCACCGGCCAGCCGGTCCCGGACGCCTCTGGTGTAGGCTGGCACGTCGCGGGTCTCCGGGGTGTTGCGCACCCAGTACTCGGCGAAGCCGTAGACCTCACCGCCGTCCGCGCCGGAGGCCGGTACGAACGGCGGGGCGTCGCCGCCACCGAGCACCGGCAGCCCGGGGAAGGCGGCCGTCGTGAGCTCTCGCGCCTGCGCCCCCGAGGGCAGCGGCTTCTGCAGCATCCAGCCCAGGCGGGCGCCGGTGGCCGCGCCCAGCAGCCCGCAGACGAGCGCGACCAGCAGGGACAGCAGCACCACGCTGGTGCTCGCGGGCCGGCCGAGGCGGGCCCGCAGCCCGTAACGGGTCAGGTTCACGATGTCCACCGCGGTCGGCCGGTCGCGTCCGGGCGGCGCGCATTCCAGCAGGGTGCCGAGCATCTCGGCGCGGCGGGGGCCGGGCGGATAGCACCGGAGCAGCCGGGCATACCGGCGGGCCAGCCGCTCGCTCACGAGGTGCTCAGGCTCAGCCCGAGCCGGCGGCGCGCCGACAGCTGCGCGGTGGCCGCGGCGACCGCCGCCCGCCGCCGCTCCGTCTCGGCGTCCAGCGCGGCGGCGCCGTCGGTGGTCAGCCGGTAGTACCGTCGCGGCCGCCCGTCCACCGTCTCCTCACGGTCCGCCTCGATGAGGCCGAGCGAGGTGAGCCGGTCGAGGGCCGCGTACAGGGTCCCGGCCTGCAACGTCACCTGGCCGTCGGAGAGTCGGTTCACCTCCCGGATCACCCCGTAGCCGTGCCGCGGCTCGGGCGCCAGGGCGGTGAGAACCCAGAAGCTGGGGTCGCGCATCGGTTCCGTCATGCCGCCCAATATAAAGATGATCTTTATATGAGACAAGATCAAGGGCACCATCGATTACTCGGTACGGTCGTCAGCCGGCGGTCGTCAGCCGTTCGCGGCGGCCGGCGTGTGTCAGCCGTTCGCGGCGGCCGGCGTGCGTGAGCCGTTTGCGGCGGCCGGCGTGTGTCAGCCGTTTGCGGCGGCCGGCGTGTGTCAGCCGTTCGCGGCGGCCGGGCCGCGCAGTGCGAGAGTGGCGTGGACCTGGGCGAGCTGCGTGGTGGCGGTGAGCATCGCCAGGTCCGCGCCCGGCACGTACGGCTCCTCGGAGTGATCGTCCTCGTTGATGTTGGTGTGATAGTCGACGAGGCAGATCTGGTAGAGGCGCTCCGCCTCGTCGATGAGCTCGGCGGCGCGGGCGGCGTGTTCGTCGGCGGTCATGCCGATCATGGTGTCATCCGGGCGACCCGGCCACCCCGCCCCCTTTCCGGCCCGGGTCAGGAGCGGAGGCCGCCGCCGCTCACCGGGCCATCAGTGCCTGATCAGAAAGTACGCCAGGAGGAAGATCGCACCCGTCACCGCGAGCGGCACGAGCAGCAGCACCAGCGCCGGGCGGCGGTCGGGGGACACGGTCGGGGCCGGATCGGGCGGCGCGAGCGGCGGTGACGGCCGGGTCGCGGCGGTGGGCCACAGCTCCGCGCCGCACACCTCGCACCGTACCCGGGCCGTGGGGTTGCCGTGACCGCAGTCGGGGCATCGCGGGCCGGGGACGCGCTTCTCCGGTGGCCGCAGCCGGTCGTCACGGGCAGCGCTCCGGCCACCCGTGTCCGCCTCCTGTCCCGGGGTCCGGGGGAGGCGCAACATCCGATCGTCCGGCTCCATCACATGTCCCCGGAGAAGACGCGCGGGCCGGAAACGCGGGGACCGCGTCGCAGGCGCCGCATCACTGCTCCCGGCCGGCCACGACGAGCCGGTAGCCGACGCCGACCGGCAGCTCCTCCCGGATCGCCGCGTGCACCTGGGCCACGTCACACCTCCCGGTGCCGGACATCTCGATCCGTACGTCACCACCCGGCCGGTCCGGTTCACCGGGCAACGCCACCCCGCCCGGGTCGCCGATCGTGACGTGGGCCCCGGTCAGTGCGCTCAGCAGGCGTTCGAGCCCGTAACAGGTGCCCCGGTACCCGATCACCGATCCGACCGCGCGGATCAGCCGACGCTGGTCGTCCAGCTCGGCCGGGGTGGTGGCCGGCCGCAGCGAGACCGCGAGCCAGGACCCGAGGTACGCGAGCATCTCCGGTGAGGCCAGGTCGACGTCGAGCTCG
Protein-coding regions in this window:
- a CDS encoding PadR family transcriptional regulator, coding for MTEPMRDPSFWVLTALAPEPRHGYGVIREVNRLSDGQVTLQAGTLYAALDRLTSLGLIEADREETVDGRPRRYYRLTTDGAAALDAETERRRAAVAAATAQLSARRRLGLSLSTS
- a CDS encoding phage tail protein, whose protein sequence is MTWLLAQLPQTMARDPFLAGFVTGCQQVADSVRAQIDDLEHELDVDLASPEMLAYLGSWLAVSLRPATTPAELDDQRRLIRAVGSVIGYRGTCYGLERLLSALTGAHVTIGDPGGVALPGEPDRPGGDVRIEMSGTGRCDVAQVHAAIREELPVGVGYRLVVAGREQ